The DNA sequence tttttattaaaatttattttggatatctattttttaaagatttattttaatcattcctCTTTAATATTATCTTTCCATCAACGTAAAACTAAGGTTGTTAGTGTCTTATATAATAACTTTAGCTTGTACATTGTACaaacttgtttattttatataacttaaatttatgataactaaatgtttaaatatataaacattcctaaatgtttacatattttatacATACAGATTAATTCCTAAAAATTCCGAAAGATAAAGAGGTTAAAGATATTGAAATTTTTGTCTTTCTAAAAGACATTCCTAAAAACACTTTCGTCCCAGAAAAACAATCAGAAACATTTTTGttcaagttaattattttaatttatatatttaaatagattAATCTTTAACTTGATAGTTTTTAACGACTGCtacgattttattttattaaattacatcTACCTTTTATCCCTACCTCAATGCCACAGGACCCTCTTCCGCCATCCACATTTCCATTTCTTCTTTTCACGACCCTTAAACCTTTGTAATCATATCTCAAAGCTTCCACTAACGACCCACACCACCCATTCCACCACCAATCTCCCACCCTTTTCATCTCTATTCCACTCAACCCCCTTTTGACTCTCACTTTAACTATCACACACGAACCAATTTTACCGTGCTTTGGTTAGGTTATCGTGTagctatatattattattaatttattagtgttATTTTTAACTTTGGATGGAGTATTTAAAATaggaaaagtaattttttaaaggatttaaaatttgtaagtCTAAAATTTTCTGTCTGGATATCctattgattgaaatttgaaatgtattttaatagataattcttaattaactaaaattttggaattctaAATTCTATCTATAGAGAGGGAATTCTAAAAttctgaaatttgaaatttcgtTGACGAGAACCAGATCGGAGTCGAGGTATATAACCCTCTCGACGCAGGGTTCGAGGAGGTCAGTGAGGTAATTTTTGACGGAGGTAGAGATCAAGTTGCGGACGATCTTTGGATCGAAGTAATAGGCCTTGAAGTTCAATTGCGAGAAGGTGGATTTGACGAGGGATTCGAGGTTGGTTTCGAAAATGAGGAAGTGGAAGAAGATGTTCTCCAGGCACTGGGAGTGTTGGAGGATTGAGTGGACGGCGACGATGGAGCCGCGAAGGTACTCCATGTCGAGGGTGATGGCCATGTGGACGAGGGAGGGGCCGCAGACGGAGGTGAAAACGAAGGAGGCGCATTTACCGTCGGCAACATTGCGGAATGGAGCGATGGGGCGAAAGGAGAGGCGTGACGGAGGAGGCCGTCGAGATGGTGGGAGGAGCGGATGTTGGTGCCGTGGGAACGAAGCCagagaggagagagaagagGACGGAGAGGAATCCATGCTAAGGTGCGCACAGTCtcctcttctcttcttcctctgctacctCCCTCTCCTCTTCCACcaaatgttttctttctttctacgctaattttgataatattgaAATTCGGAACAAAGGGGTAAGCACATTGCAGTAGTAGCCCAGACACACGGAGAGAGACACTCTCACGCGACCACTCACTTAGAGCGGATTTgccaaatatataattttaaaaatgaaaaaatttaatttatttatccaaacactgaattttataattttaattaaatcatttaaaattcttagaatttaaaattacttcatCTAAACACACTCTTATTAAATTTGCATTTGCTATTCTGGTACAATTGTTTGAGATtagtgattgatttttttacctAAGTTTCCATGCAGACAAAGAGGCTTGATGTTTGATAGGCTCTGAGGTGAGACCTTTTTTAGTGTGTGGTGAAGGCTTtaatatagtgataatttttaactattattataatgattttattttattaaaataagtttaatatttataaaatagtttcacatccatttaatcataaattatcatttaaattattttaaaataattattttaaaaatcaacaaacttatcatatatggtGTAATTGAatcattgtataattttttatatacttatCTATGTATAACcccttttctttattaaaatcaccaaaaaaaataccTTCTTCCTCCCCTAGTTGGAGAAAATCAATTTCTTTCAACTTGACAACTAGAcctaatgtgtttttttttttgttattgattgGATTGAaacattctctttttttttaaaaaaaaatgtatgttgcTACTTGGTTCCATATGTTAGAGTTGAACTGAACCTCACAATCAATTACAGAAAGTGTAAATGTTTAAAGCATAAAAAAGAAGATTGAAATAatctaaatttaataaaaaaatcaatttctagttataacttattaatatattctaattaaaaaataaatgtgtgtACATTAATCAATCTCATAAATATTTGTTAACATACATACTTATTTTCTTAGTACATTGGAACACATTAACAAACTAGGTCTTTAGggtattttgaaataatatatatgtagtTATAATTTGTTAACAAAAACAAGTGATTGTATGCCTGCAAGGCCCACGTATCTGCTTAACTATATATGGTATTTCATACTTACATGTACATGCTACCGCTcgtcaataaaaaataagtatgtgCACGTACAGCCGCAGATCtcataaatatttgttaatatacatatacatattttttaaattggatTGTGTTAACAGGCTACATGTTGTACTTTAAGATGATATATAtttgttaacaaaaataaatgaatttacgTTGATCAGGTCCACGAAATATGCTTGATGACCTTTTTCTCTATCTACCATTACATAAGACATTTCACACTTACACGTACAATTCCAAGTCTTATTTTACCCATTTTCTATACTATTCGATTTGATCGTGTTTGCAGGTTTCGTTGCTCGTTGgagtcatcattttctcctggATCATCTTTCGCATTTGGAGGTATGAAAATATCcctaaacacaaacacaaaactAATTGTAGGCTCCAATCGGTTTTGGGTCTAGCCCAATACGTT is a window from the Glycine max cultivar Williams 82 chromosome 2, Glycine_max_v4.0, whole genome shotgun sequence genome containing:
- the LOC102665550 gene encoding probable galacturonosyltransferase-like 7; translated protein: MDSSPSSSLSSLASFPRHQHPLLPPSRRPPPSRLSFRPIAPFRNVADGKCASFVFTSVCGPSLVHMAITLDMEYLRGSIVAVHSILQHSQCLENIFFHFLIFETNLESLVKSTFSQLNFKAYYFDPKIVRNLISTSVKNYLTDLLEPCVERVIYLDSDLVLVNEISNFRILEFPLYR